The genomic window GCACGTTGAAGCAGGTGGAACAGGCCGCCGCGAGTTTGTCGCCCTCCGTTGCCGCGCTGACGAGGTTGCGCACCGGCCCTGCCAGGTCCAGCAGGTTGTCGCGGCTCAGGGGGAAGGTCGCGCCGCAGCAGTTCCACATTTTCAACTCGGCCAACTCTATGCCCAAGGCGGCCATGGAGTCCCGCGCCGCGCGGTCAAACCCCTTGGCCTTGGTGCTGAGAGTGCAGCCGGGATAGTAGGGAATTCTCATGCCCGCACCTCATCGTTTGTTGCTACGCTGTGTATTTCCTGAAGCCGCTGATGAAAGCCTGCTGGGGGAATTCCGCAAGCGTCTCGGCGGGAAGTTTCTCTATGACGATTTTGTCCCCGCGTTCGGTCATCAGCAGGTCTCGCACGACTTCCATGATGCGCGAAAGGTCCACGCCTTTGGGGCAACGGGTGTAGCACTGCTGGCACGCCGCGCACAGCCAGATGGTCTTGGACTGTAGGACGGCCTCGTGTTCGCCGAGTTGTAGAAGGCGGATTACCTGATTGGGGAGGAGGTCCATGGCGAAGGCAGCCGGGCACCCCGCCGAGCACTCGCCGCACTGGTAGCATTTGAGCAGGTCCTGCCCGCTCATCTCCTCCACCTTGCGGATGAAGTCGTTGTGGACTTTGGCAGCGGACAGTTGGATTCGCATGGCGCCTCCGGTCTAGTCTGGGATGGCGTACTGGCGCACGCCGTCTTCGTATGCGTCGCCGCCATAGATGTCGTTGATGACGGTGGCGGGGAAGTCTTCTACCTCAAGTTTCCAGAGAGCCTCGGCTCCCAGGTCTTC from Chloroflexota bacterium includes these protein-coding regions:
- a CDS encoding 4Fe-4S dicluster domain-containing protein, encoding MRIQLSAAKVHNDFIRKVEEMSGQDLLKCYQCGECSAGCPAAFAMDLLPNQVIRLLQLGEHEAVLQSKTIWLCAACQQCYTRCPKGVDLSRIMEVVRDLLMTERGDKIVIEKLPAETLAEFPQQAFISGFRKYTA